Genomic window (Temnothorax longispinosus isolate EJ_2023e chromosome 3, Tlon_JGU_v1, whole genome shotgun sequence):
catatttacatatttaagtaCATGTTAATATGTAATGatgactttattttattttaactagATTTTACTCTATATGTTGTATATCTCCAGCACTTATCAACATTTGTTTAAAGTCAGTTTGTACTCCTGATGCAAGAATTGCAGCAGAATTCTATCTTTCGCGAcacataatatatgatatattacatgtattacaAAAGCcacaataaatatatcgtaatatGTCACGACTTCTTATAATCTATAATACTACATTTATCTACTATAATTATACTAAATTGTGCGtcttgtttatatatacattttagtGAAAATTGTATGCTTCCTTGATAACGAAATGGACTTGTTCAACGATAATGTCCTATAATATATGCTATAGTGTATGCTTCTTATGGAAATGTTCTTGCATTTCCTTCTTTcgaaaagttaatttacttACTTTACTTTACTTAAAATAAGCAACAATAATGTACAAGATGAAGAAAATGGGCAATAAAATTATgggcaatataaaattttggagaAATCTACagaaatacaattttgattttacaCACACTATCGGGTGTCATTGAAGAAgaattacttttatacattgtgaaaaaaatatatttagataaaaaaaaatttatttaggtGGCTGCCAatagcttatttacttaatatatataattatatatacatatttatttaaaattagatatttttatttaaattaaataaaaatatctaattctaaataaacatgtgtattatattaagtaaataagctatTGGCAACcacctaaataaatatttttttttatttaaatattttttctcagtgtagctAGAATTAATggcgttaaaaaaattgtactaaGAACGTTCGTAGTTCGTTATCTTTCGaccataaaataaattaaacattctaACAGTGGAAATGTAtcgtcaattattttttagatgaaTATACTGCcgttacaataatttgaaaagcCATTAATTACCATCGTTAACACTCTCTTATcgttttttgcattatttaatatgaaagaataatatttacatgtatacgttttaacttacaataatttacaaagCACATTCTTACTTTCTATGTTTACTTACCTGTTTCTCAATTcccgtttatttttaaattcccggttatttttaaagttttaaaaacttaattgttattaaattttctaattattaataaatacgtagGATATAGATGTTACTACGATTGATATATgttgggtgtgtgtgtgtgtgtatcttaatttttttaataaaattaattcaagtaACTGGGTTATTCGCGCCACATTGAAGATTTCGATACTTCGAGAATCGCAACGTCGCGTTTCGATAGATTTCGCACAAATCACGCGGTTCTTCGCGTAATGTATCATGGCAAACTCGGATGCAAGTCGCTCCGTATTGTTCGCAATTACTGCCGCGTTTATAGAAACGAATCTTGTGAGAAATTATCTCGAGTGGCTCTTGTAAAGCGACAGACATTCGTCGTGGTGTATCGAACATCGCGTACGGTACGCCAGTATCACGATTTTGATATCGACAAACTGTCCGACCGAATCGAACGAAATCCTGTTTGAGTATGTACTTTACACCATTATAGTCTCTCAcctaaatataagaaaaacaaCGAGTGACGCATGATCATCTCGTCAGGTACGTACAAAaagaatatcattttttttacattcttattaaaatatttttgaatcgCCAAagcgataatattatatttcttctttaagcAATATACACATGTGTGCCTGTGGTtggttttttatatatccaagtagaaatatatacatgtcgCTTATTTGTTGCAACAATGACATAGGTGACtataatgtccatttctaccaatgtagattaactttaatctcggtttaacttactttctatctttatctaactcttataaaattagaaaaagatgaaaggtaaattaaaccgagattaaagttactCTGCGTTAATAGAAATTGACATAAGGCCCAGTTCCACAAAtatcggttaacttttaatcttagattaactcattCTAATGTCTCccttatgtccatttctatcaacacaggttaatttatttaatcttggtttaacttgCCTTTCATCTTTTCCTAGTTCTAggagttagaaaaagatagaaagtaagttaaaccgagattaaagttaacctaacattggtagaaatggacattagaaagagacgaagagtgagttaaccTAAGGTTAAAATTTAACCGATGTTTATGGAACTGGACCTAAAAAATTGTcactttttaattctttgtaaaagAACGGTGagaattcaatatatttaatcaattaataattaaataaagagcTAACATATATAGCtagatacttttatattcCTCTACAATCAgttattatactatattaaaatcaaatttaaaagtaatattgcaaaaattttaataatttaaaatattcaaacttatattttctggaaaactttgttttttttagttatgtcattgttgcaaaaaataagcaatgtatatgtataaaaaataaaagtacgcTATTAAATACCTACAGCCCCCTCTTTCTTAGGTAAAGATTACATTTGTCATCAAGTGGGCCGATtgttatgaaataaatcataCAGGAACCGCAGATCTCTTCGATAGTATTTTAATTGCTACTGGTTTCAGATTTAAATCacgtaatatataacattcaaTTATCAACAAATAACGGGAAACAATTGGAAGAGATAGGAATGACAATAAATACGCTGTCCGGCGTGTTTCCATCGACATAATTTATTTgggatttaataataattaaaataattgcgtgACACAGGATATCGATAGCAGTCTACTCGTTTCCTAGTAAAGCAATACAGCATACACGTTATGCgagtttacataaattaaaataattattgaccTCTTTTTTTGTATTCGAGTGCCATTGCACGTGTATACTCAGATGATAGTTAGCCAATGTGACTCATTTTAGTTTCACATGGTTTGCTTATGCACCTTAAAGACTTTATTCTTTCGCATCATTCTAAGTAGACTCATCATATTACACTATCTCTCgacatatatacatgcatgtatatatatatatatatatatatatttatatatacatatacgtatgtatatatgtatagatatgtatatatatatatatatatatatatacactttattcagttatttatttatatatcttcatattttttatatgcatatgcaTTTATAAGCGCGTGCAAATATATTATGCACGAGATCTCTCGGTGACTGTTGCTCAGTCCACAGGaacattaaattcaaaatataatagtattacaatttattattttaatatataatatagatctatctacatgatatatatttatatataagtatcgtAGAATCTACATCTTTAAGAACGTTACGTCCATGTTTCCAATTATTTACAAAGGTACTGCCAGAGGCATTTGCTTgttccttcctctctctctctctctctctctctctctctctctctccctctctctctaatCTTGCAAAAATACGGATTGTCGATAGCTTTCTTATACCCGTCTGGCGTCTGCTCGAAAGTCCGATGAATGAAGTGAACGAATAAATGCATCCAAAATGGAGAGAAATTACGCTTGCGTCACAAGCAGTTTGTACCAAAAACAATGTTTTTCGAGCGTACTTTCCTATTTTATAAGAAGAACGGTAAAATATGCGCGtgcgtgtaaaaatattgttataaacagTGCGATTACGAAAACATGTTTTCTTTACGCTGCCATACACAGCGTGTATAGTCACGGCATGTCAGAGTTTACATTCAATATAAAAGTACATATCGCTTTacaactttatatatatacaatgaaatatatctttttataaaattttggtttAATGTGTATAGGGGCACAAGAAATTTGTAGTGCTTTTAAATTGTAtgttttaaaatcttttcgaATAGcttttattgaaaatagttcaaaatatgacaatataattatgtataagaGTTCTCAACAGTTAAGCAATTGCGTTTTAactctaattaaaatatatgcttTTTGGATCAATGCGAagcattataaatttcaatttctgtgTAAACAAATTTCATTAAAGTACCCAATGCTTTGCTTCACATTATTtgattatcatttttcttcaGGTTCTTAAGACTTCAAGTAAAGACATCAAGATAGAAGTTTATATATTCAGAATACAATGCCctcaatatttgtttatatagaAGGATAGGCACAAATAATAACATCTATTTGAGTAGATTAACAAGagcatttatacatatagtatgTGTCTTCTTTTTAgatgtataatttgtatataatttatgtgacttttaaaaaaatcttttagtttaaaaaaagcttttaaaaattcattctgAGTACATGcctttgtttaatatttatttataagataaacACAGCTAGTTTCATAATCATCTTAAATCAAGTTTCGATTAAATTTGATTGTTTGCATTTCAACCCTGTTTAATGGAGAAATATcggtaataattaataatttctaaataaattgtttcaaatatagaggaatttaattctaaattgtTTGTAGCAAAATGTgacgtaatataaatatatcattctgAACTGAggatgtaattataataaatagcattcaatagtaaaaaaaacctTGTTTTGATGTAATCGGGTATGTGCAGAAAAATGTGCGtcataattaacatttttttgttaacaGTGAGCTTTCCTGTTGCTCAAAGAtgtttacttaattatatatatttgtaatttatttttcaatatttaggcCTTCTGAAATTTCTCTTGTACGTATTTAGAACGTAGCAACATAAGTTAGGTGTTTGCTattaacgaaagaaaaaatcgaaaatgttTTCTTGAAAGTTCATGTACAATCCACGGACGTATATATGTCACGTTTCACACATACAAGTTATGTTAACCTTTAAGTACCATAACAAAATTGAATCTCAAATCTAACTGTTTCAAATTctagtaaattatttactttttatgttCTTAATATATCAATGTGTTTGATAATGccttaaatcttttatattactttttggattcaaaaaaatgatgtaaGAATGCTgttgataaatatttgatcataataatatactatagactttattataagaaaaaaccagatagaaattattttaatgttaattttatcatgaTACTTAAAGATTAGTTGTTTCTTTGCCAGATAATAAATTCTTCCTAACTACGCGcttttgcatataataaaatcatatcaCAAGTCTCGAATCATTTATCTTTGACCTAGGtgcataattaatatgaaaaaatactaCAGTAAATATCACATGGAGCAatgatatttcaattaaataccGTAGCGACTAAAGATAAAAGTCCATTCCTTAATCTTACaagtacaattataatttaggGCGTTACACGTTTAACAACGGTCATTATAAtcattcataaaataataatttatatactttcatATACGGGGGGGTAGTAAGCTCAAGCATATGACTGATCCAACGATATAGCTATTTTATTCCCTTTCTCGACCCAATTTCTAAGACGTCCTCTGAGTTCTTCGAGACTTTTCGATTTTGCCTTATTTATCCTCTTGTACTTCACATCTTTTGGCTTCGTCACGGATCTGTGATTGCTCATTACCCTATTGTACGTCACCTGAAAGCACAAATAGGATTCCTTAgggaaaaatcaatttatacgTACGTTAGCATGGACTTTACAGCTAAACGcaagaaaaattcaaatacGGAGTATATCTTAAATCAAAGTGCAAATTTGCATTGCGTTTTCTTAGTTGAAGTAAATTTTGCGTTATGTTTCTTcatttcacaaatatttccTAGCAAATCGAATTTTCTTACACGCCAATAAGATTTCGAGATTTCGCCTCCTTTTACCTGCGCCTGCTGGCTTTCGTCTCTGGGTCTTTCGCTGGGCGGGGAATCCGTGTCTTGAGCCAGCCTCTCGAAACTACCGTAGAGATCCTGAAGCCTGCCTTTCCCGTTGCCCAAGTTTTTCGTTCTCCTGTCTTCGTACTCCGAGTTCTCCGTCGACTCCGATGGATCCTGATTATTCTCGCTGTCACCGTCTTCCTCCACGGAATATACGGTTTCCAGGATCTCCGGTCTTCTGAGGAAACCGTTGCACCGACGCATCGACGAATACTTGTTCGACGGTTCCACCGCGTCGGACACAGAACGGATCACAGTTATGTCAGTAATATTAGAACGAAACCTGTGGAGTAGAATTAGAATGTACAGAATCGACCGTATAGACGACCTACAATTTGTGAAAGAATTTGGGAGAACAAGatcttatttataactttatgtGTTTTCTAATATAcaaatcaatttatcaacatcTCGATGTTTATGTGAACGTgtattttaattctctttaaacttttttgtgttacatgtaaaattacaaatagaattttgtaattttattgtaatccGATCTCTGCCatgaataacaatatatagattaaagCAGTCTTAAAATACGTTGCAACTTTATCACAgcaattttgaatatattctaaTAAGGTAGCACGCTggcataaattattatttttaacattatatgcATTCCAAAATATAAGCAAATTATACTGATCACAATTGCTTATTggaaatttagatttttttgaaagagattaaaat
Coding sequences:
- the LOC139810814 gene encoding uncharacterized protein isoform X2, with amino-acid sequence MDSCILATIDESRRVSDLSGESMKDSNEVEVTSLEEAKSVIAALRARQRAQAHQMLAWRRTLKLQEDLVARLTREKAEQLRTLSSQLLLFESRLCRKQKEIEASLSQRESIILRQQRVIRQLQNRLAERSTSTRDSPPCDALDRLDSLGDSDSAVVLEETADDPAPPRFRSNITDITVIRSVSDAVEPSNKYSSMRRCNGFLRRPEILETVYSVEEDGDSENNQDPSESTENSEYEDRRTKNLGNGKGRLQDLYGSFERLAQDTDSPPSERPRDESQQAQVTYNRVMSNHRSVTKPKDVKYKRINKAKSKSLEELRGRLRNWVEKGNKIAISLDQSYA